From the Fimbriimonadaceae bacterium genome, the window GCAGATGCCGGGGTGGAGTTGTTTGACGTTGGGCATCGCCACCGGGTCATGGGCGACCACGTTGGCACCTTGGTCGGTGAGGAAGTCGATGATCTCCAGCGACTTGGCGTCGCGGATGTCGTCGGTGTTAGGCTTGAACGCCAAGCCGAGGAGGCCGATCGTCTTGCCTCGCAGCGAACCGAGTCGGGCTTGGAGCCGGGTCAAGAAGTGCAGGGTCTGCTCGTTGTTGATCTGGTCGGCGGCGGTCAGGAGGTCGAACCGGTAACCGAGCCTCTCGCCAGTCTTGGTCAGGCCCTGGACGTCCTTGGGGAAGCAACTCCCGCCCCAGCCCAGGCCGGCCTTGAGAAACTGGTCGCCGATCCGCTTGTCCATTCCCATGCCGATGGAGACTTGCTCCACGTCCCCGCCGCACCGCTCGCAGATGCGGCTGATCGCGTTGATGAAGCTGATCTTGACGGCGAGAAAACTGTTGCTGGCGTACTTGATCAGCTCGGCGCTGGGTCGGCTGACGACGAGGGTCGGGGCGTTCAGTGGCGCGTAGACGGCTTTCATTTTCTCTGCGGCGGCCTCGTCGTCCGTGCCGATGACGATCCGGTCAGGGTTAAGGGTGTCCCAGATCGCCGAGCCCTCCCGGAGGAACTCGGGGTTACTGACCACGGTGAAGAGGTCTTGGGGGACGCCGGCGTCGAGGATGAGGTCTTCGACAAGGTCGCCGGTCCCGACCGGGACGGTCGACTTGTTGACGACGACCGTCGGTTTGTCGATCGCGGTCGCGACCTCGGCGGCGACGGCCTTGACCATGCTGATGTCGGGAGTCCCGTCGGCCATCGGCGGCGTACCGACGGCGATGAAGACGACTTCGGCAGAACGCGTGCCTTCGGCGACAGACGTCGTCGTCACCAGGTTGCCGTTGGCAATATTGCGGGCCAAGATCTCGTCGAGCCCGGGTTCATAGATGGGTGAAACACCCGACTTGATCTTGTCTAGCTTGCTTTGGTCTCGGTCGACGCCGATGACGTGGTGGCCCAAGTCGGCCAAGACGGCGGCGGTCACGAGGCCGACATAGCCCGTTCCAACGACGCAGATTTTCATGAGTTCTTTTCTGGATTATTGACGCTGGGCCAGCCTTTTCTAGGCCGACTTGCGCAAGTCACGGGCTTCTTCCAGGACACGGATGAAGTCAAGGACGGACTGTTCCAGTTCGAACTTGTCGTGGAAGCACTTCACCGCCGACTGGCCCATCGCCGTCTTCTCGTCGGCGCTCATTGCCGAGAACCGTTCCAGCAAGCTGTCCGTTCCCGCCTGGTCGTCCGAGGCGACAAGGCCGCTACCCGTTGATGAGACTTCCTGGTGGATGTTGACCTTGTCCGAAATGAGCACGGGCTTGCCACAGGACATCGCCTCGGCGACGACTTGGCCGAAGTTCTCTTGGTGGGACGGTAGGACAAAGGCCTCGCAAGTCTCGAAGGCGCCCCACTTGGCGTCACCGGTCAGCATTCCAGGCCAGATGATTCGGTCACCGACACCCAGCGCTTGCGCCCTGTCCTTGAGCCCAGGGACGATGCCGACGGGGTCGGGCCCGGCAACAACGAGGAGGGCGTCGGGCTGGGTCGCGGCCAGCCGGGCAAAGGCCTGGACAAGCAGATCGACCCCCTTCTTCGGATGGATCCGGCTCAGGTACAGCAGAAAGTTGCGGCCCTGGGCTTCCGGCACCTTAGCAAAAAAGGCAGCCCGGGCGGCGTCGAGGTCATATTCAGGCTTGCTGATGCCATAGGCAATGACCCTCTCATTGCATCGGTAGGGCCAGAAGGACTGGCGGGCGAGGACACGTTCTTCTTCGGTGGTGAACAGGGTGACCACGGCGTCGCGGACCTGGGGATAGATGGCCCAGTACCAGAACATGTACTTCTTGACCATCTTGAGGGGAAAGGCCCGGTTGAAATACGGGTCGAGGAACCCGTGGAGAAAGGTGACCATTCTGTGGTGATGGCCACGAAGGGCCCTCCACGTGGCATAGCAGCAGGGCTCAAAGATGGCATGGAGGACGACAAAGTCGTATTCGTCCCTGTGCTCCCTTATCCAAGGCTCGACGTTAGATGAGTAGCGGAACCTTCCCGTGGGGCCCACCGCATGGACTTTAACGTCGAGATCGGACAAGAATGCGGCATGCGGATCATCGACCGTGAGGATTTCGGACTCGTGGCCGAGCCTGTTGAGCTCGCGGCTGGCCGACAGCGTCCAATTGGCTGGGCCTCCGTGGACTGGGTCCATTGAGGTGATGACGTGCAGAATCCGCATCTTTAGGTTCAAGTGTACCGTTCGTTGGTCGCCTTCCACGATTATCGGCAATGCCTGGCTGGCCCCTGCACTGGCGAGGACCAATATGGAACATTGGATTGGGTGGGAACTTATCCGCCGGACGGGAGGTTCCGCCGAGAAGCGGTCTGATCTATGTGTGGAATCGCAGGCATGTTCAATTACCGGGCTGAATCACCGGTAGATGCGGATAGAGTTCGGCAGATGTGCGACTCAATGGTTCACCGAGGTCCCGATGACCAGGGGCTATGGACAGACGAGAAGCGTCAGGTCACCCTTGGTCAACGGCGCCTGGCGATAATCGACCTCTCTCCTCTTGGGCACCAGCCGATGCATTGGGCCGATGGTCGATATACGATTACCTTTAATGGCGAAATCTATAATTATCAGGAGCTGCGCGAACAGCTCTTGTCGCAAGGCCGGCAGTTCAGGTCGCACAGTGACACGGAGGTGTTGCTCGCCCTCTATGAGCGTGACGGCGAAGAAATGTGTAGCCTGCTTCGAGGTATGTACGCCTTTGTCATCTACGACAAGGTCGAAGAAAAGGTGTTCATCGCTCGAGATCCTTATGGAATCAAACCCTTCTACTACGCCGACTGTGGTGGTGTTTTCACGTTCGCCAGCACTGTAAAGGGAGTCGAGCGCTCAATGAAGTTCGACGACTCACTCGATCCGGCTGCGGTTGTCAGCTTCTTTGTGTGGGGGTACGTTGCTACCCCTCATACGCTACGAAAGGGAATTCGCGAGCTTCCCGCTGGGCACAGGATGGTAGTCAGCAAAGAAGGCATTGGTACCCCTCGGCAGTTTTACAGCCTTTCGGAAACGATGGCGCGTGCTGCCGAGACTTCGATCAGGCCTGAGGCGATGCGCGAAGCGTTGGTCGAAGCAGTCCGAGACTCGATTCGCCACCATCTGATTTCTGACGTACCGGTCGGACTCTTCTTGTCGGCAGGAGTAGATTCTACAAGCCTGCTCAGTGCCATGCATGGCCTGGGGTACCCATCGACGACCTTGACCCTTGGATTTCAAGAGTACAGAGGAACGGGCTTGGATGAGGTCGGCATTGCTGAGCAGGTTGCTAAGCAACTTGATGCCAGCCACCAGACCATTTGGATCGAAGGCAAAGAATTCGGTTCCGACCTTGAGGACATCGTTGAGAAGATGGATCAACCGAGTGTAGACGGAGTAAACACCTACCTTGTTAGCAAGTATGCCCGTCAAGCTGGGTTCACAGTTGCGGTCTCCGGCCTTGGTGGCGACGAGCTCCTGGGCGGATACGTTTCCTTTACTCAGATTCCAGAGATCGTCAAGAGAACTCGTTGGGCGGCGGGAATGCCATGGCTGGGGCGAGGCCTCCGCAAACTTGCGTCTCCAATTGTCAGTAGGTTCACGAGCCCAAAGATGGCAGGTGTGTTTGAGTACGGTGGCAGCGTCCCAGGGGCCTACCTCCTTCGCCGCAGCCACTTTTTGCCCCACGAACTGTTTAAGTTTCTGGATCCAGAAATTGTGACAAAAGGCTGGGAGGAACTTCAAACACTTCAGAAATTGCAGGATTCTGCAAGGGGAGGAGCCTCGACATATGAAAAGGTTGCTCTGCTTGAGGCTCAGTGGTACATGCGCAACCAGTTACTACGGGACTCGGATTGGGCGGGAATGGCCCACAGCATAGAACTCCGGGTTCCGCTAGTTGATATCAAGCTGTTTGAGGCAATGGCGCCGTTCATTGTCAGAGGGGTCGCCCCGCATAAGGACGACTTGGCTGCATGCCTACACCCTAGTGTGCGAGACACAATCGTCAATCGACCAAAATCTGGCTTCTCCGTGCCTGTCCGACAGTGGCTCATGGAGGAGGACGCGTCAAACAGCGAAAGGTCAGTGCGCGGCTTCGCCAAGATGATAGGGCGTCGGTTCGGAATTCCAGTCTCCACTGGCCCGGGGGGCCGACCTGCTGTCGGCCCGATGGCTGATAACCGGTCAGGTACCTTCTGACCGTCTCATGTGCGGCATTGCTGGTTATGTAGGGCCGAGAAACGCGGTCGACGTGGTCTTTGACCAGCTGAAACGGCTTGAATACCGGGGTTATGACAGTGCCGGGCTCGCCTATGTCCAAGACGGTGGACTGCACGTCCTCAAGAAGGCCGGGAAGCTGACCGGGCTCGGCGGGCTCTTGGCCGAGCAAGGCCCGACCGCCCACACTGCCATCGCCCACTCGCGGTGGGCGACCCATGGCGGGCCGACCGACCTCAACGCGCACCCGCACCATGACCAAGCCGCCCGCATCTCGGTCATCCATAACGGGATCATCGAGAACTACCTGGAGCTGAAGGCCGACCTCACGAGTCGGGGGCACACCTTCCAGTCGGAGACCGACACGGAGGTCGCCGCCCATGTGATCGGCGAGGAGTACGGTGACGGCGTCGACCTGACCGAGGCCGTCCGACGGGCGGTCGGCAAGCTGAAGGGGGCGTTTGCCTTCGTCGTGGTCAGTTCGGCTGAACCCGGCACGATTGTCTGTGCGCGCAACGCCAGCCCGCTCATCGTCGGGTTCGGCGAAGGGGAAGCGATGGTGGCCAGCGACATCCCCGCGCTTCTGCCATACACCCGGCGCGTGGCCGTGTTGGAGAACGACATGGTGGCGAAGGTCACGACCGAGTCCATCGACTTCTTCTCCCTGGACGGGCGCCCGATGGAGGCGAAACCGTTTGACGTCGAATGGGACGCGGTCGCCGCGGAAAAGGGCGGTTACGAGCACTTCATGCTCAAGGAGATCCATGAGCAACCCGAGGTCGTGCACCAGTGTCTGGCGGGTCGGATCGAGGGTGACCATGTCCGGCTGGACGGGCTCTTCAGTGATCATGTCTGGCACGAGATCGACCGGATCAACATCATCGCCTGCGGCACCGCCTACCATGCCGGCCTCATGGGGAAGTGGATGTTCGAGCGGATGCTCCAATTGCCGGTCGATGTCTTC encodes:
- the asnB gene encoding asparagine synthase (glutamine-hydrolyzing) codes for the protein MFNYRAESPVDADRVRQMCDSMVHRGPDDQGLWTDEKRQVTLGQRRLAIIDLSPLGHQPMHWADGRYTITFNGEIYNYQELREQLLSQGRQFRSHSDTEVLLALYERDGEEMCSLLRGMYAFVIYDKVEEKVFIARDPYGIKPFYYADCGGVFTFASTVKGVERSMKFDDSLDPAAVVSFFVWGYVATPHTLRKGIRELPAGHRMVVSKEGIGTPRQFYSLSETMARAAETSIRPEAMREALVEAVRDSIRHHLISDVPVGLFLSAGVDSTSLLSAMHGLGYPSTTLTLGFQEYRGTGLDEVGIAEQVAKQLDASHQTIWIEGKEFGSDLEDIVEKMDQPSVDGVNTYLVSKYARQAGFTVAVSGLGGDELLGGYVSFTQIPEIVKRTRWAAGMPWLGRGLRKLASPIVSRFTSPKMAGVFEYGGSVPGAYLLRRSHFLPHELFKFLDPEIVTKGWEELQTLQKLQDSARGGASTYEKVALLEAQWYMRNQLLRDSDWAGMAHSIELRVPLVDIKLFEAMAPFIVRGVAPHKDDLAACLHPSVRDTIVNRPKSGFSVPVRQWLMEEDASNSERSVRGFAKMIGRRFGIPVSTGPGGRPAVGPMADNRSGTF
- the glmS gene encoding glutamine--fructose-6-phosphate transaminase (isomerizing), producing MCGIAGYVGPRNAVDVVFDQLKRLEYRGYDSAGLAYVQDGGLHVLKKAGKLTGLGGLLAEQGPTAHTAIAHSRWATHGGPTDLNAHPHHDQAARISVIHNGIIENYLELKADLTSRGHTFQSETDTEVAAHVIGEEYGDGVDLTEAVRRAVGKLKGAFAFVVVSSAEPGTIVCARNASPLIVGFGEGEAMVASDIPALLPYTRRVAVLENDMVAKVTTESIDFFSLDGRPMEAKPFDVEWDAVAAEKGGYEHFMLKEIHEQPEVVHQCLAGRIEGDHVRLDGLFSDHVWHEIDRINIIACGTAYHAGLMGKWMFERMLQLPVDVFYSSEFRYGEPLLSPRSLAIFVSQSGETADSLAALRLCKARRIRTLGVVNVVGSSIARDCDRVLYTQAGPEISVASTKAYMAQVLVLLLLVAHIAQVREMPGVRVPEIVQDLRGFAEVVRQTLDLEPKVKALAERFKDSGLVFFLGRNADAHVALEAALKLKEIAYVPTQECPAGELKHGPLALVEPGVLAVFGATDDETRDKVLSNIKEVQARGGTVVALATEPVGQWDREVDTLLPVPRCMTKALSALATVVPLQLLAYHLANARGCEIDQPRNLAKSVTVE
- a CDS encoding UDP-glucose/GDP-mannose dehydrogenase family protein is translated as MKICVVGTGYVGLVTAAVLADLGHHVIGVDRDQSKLDKIKSGVSPIYEPGLDEILARNIANGNLVTTTSVAEGTRSAEVVFIAVGTPPMADGTPDISMVKAVAAEVATAIDKPTVVVNKSTVPVGTGDLVEDLILDAGVPQDLFTVVSNPEFLREGSAIWDTLNPDRIVIGTDDEAAAEKMKAVYAPLNAPTLVVSRPSAELIKYASNSFLAVKISFINAISRICERCGGDVEQVSIGMGMDKRIGDQFLKAGLGWGGSCFPKDVQGLTKTGERLGYRFDLLTAADQINNEQTLHFLTRLQARLGSLRGKTIGLLGLAFKPNTDDIRDAKSLEIIDFLTDQGANVVAHDPVAMPNVKQLHPGICYMDRPADVFSGADAVILVTEWEEFRKLDLGALKGVVNSPVLFDGRRLWQRDEVESAGWEYFTVGV
- a CDS encoding glycosyltransferase gives rise to the protein MRILHVITSMDPVHGGPANWTLSASRELNRLGHESEILTVDDPHAAFLSDLDVKVHAVGPTGRFRYSSNVEPWIREHRDEYDFVVLHAIFEPCCYATWRALRGHHHRMVTFLHGFLDPYFNRAFPLKMVKKYMFWYWAIYPQVRDAVVTLFTTEEERVLARQSFWPYRCNERVIAYGISKPEYDLDAARAAFFAKVPEAQGRNFLLYLSRIHPKKGVDLLVQAFARLAATQPDALLVVAGPDPVGIVPGLKDRAQALGVGDRIIWPGMLTGDAKWGAFETCEAFVLPSHQENFGQVVAEAMSCGKPVLISDKVNIHQEVSSTGSGLVASDDQAGTDSLLERFSAMSADEKTAMGQSAVKCFHDKFELEQSVLDFIRVLEEARDLRKSA